The following nucleotide sequence is from Rhizobium sp. NZLR1.
AAAGTGTCGGCTCCAAGCGCTTCGGCAACCGGGATCTGCTCATTGAACAACGCCTCGGCCTCGGGACAAACCTTGAACATCTCCGGGCGAATTCCAACAATGACTTGTCGCCCGGCAAAGACCGACAATGCTGGCTGGGCGGGGATGGAGAAGGATATATTCGTCCCGGTAATCGCAGCTTTCAGCGTCCCGGCTTCCGCTGTCAGCTCGATGCGTACGAAATTCATGGCGGGCGAACCGATGAACCCCGCGACGAACAGATTGGACGGCTTGTCGTAAAGCTTCTGCGGCGTGTCGATCTGCTGAAGATTACTCTCCTGTCCGTTAAACACCGGCTTCAGCACAGCCACGCGATCGCCCATGGTCATAGCCTCGACCTGATCGTGGGTCACATAAAGGGTTGTGACGCCGAGTCGCTGATTAAGCAGCTTCAGTTCACCGCGCATCTGCACGCGGAGCTTGGCATCCAGGTTGGAAAGAGGTTCGTCCATCAAGAAGGCCATGGGATGGCGAACGATCGCTCGACCCATCGCCACGCGTTGGCGTTGACCACCAGACAATGCCCCCGGTTTGCGCTCGAGATAGCGCGCGAGATCAAGCATTTCGGCTGCATCGCGCACCAGCTTGTCAATCTTGTCCTTGGGCATTTTGCGCTGCTGCAAGCCAAAAGCCATGTTGTCGTAAACAGACATATGAGGGTAAAGCGCGTAGTTCTGAAAAACCATCGCAATATCCCGGTCCTGGGGTTCTGTCTCCGTCACATCAGCGTCATCCATGAGCAGCCGGCCGCTGTTGAGCGCTTCAAGACCCGCTGCCATCCGCAATAATGTCGACTTGCCACAACCCGAGGGGCCGACCAACACGACGAATTCTCCGTCCGCGACCGAAAAACTTACATTCGCAACGGCAACGGTTCCGTCCGGAAAGGTCTTGCCGATCCCGTCGAAGGTCATGGACGCCATTTTTATGTACTCCCCGTATTTTCAAGCGAGGCAAGCCGCACCGTTATGCGGACATGCCCCGCGCCTTTGGTTCCGGCTTTAGCCGATGTTCACAGCCTTGCCGGTCGCAACGGATTCCTCGATGGCGGCCAGGATCTTGGTGTTTGCCAGGCCGTCCTGCGCATCTGCCAGCAGCGGAGCGTCACGCAGGACGCTATCGACAAAGCGAGCAATGGACTCCAGGACAAAGCCGCCGATACGCGTCGCGCCGGTGGGCGTTATGCCGATATAGTCATTGTATTTCAGTCCGCCGTCGACGATACGGCGCAGGCCGCCGCTATGGGTCGGGTCTGCCTGGATCTGGCCCTTTTCACCAACGAACTCGACCTTGAAATCGACGAGCGAAGGATTGTCGCGCGACAGGATCCAGCTGTTCTCCATGGTCACGACCGTGCCCTTGGAAAATTCAAGGATCGACGCATGGAAGTCTTTCGTATCCACGCCGCCGGCAGACAGTGTCCCAGAGCGGGCGACGGAATAAACACGCACGACCTCGTCTGCGAGAATGAAACGCAGGACATCGACGAGGTGGCTTCCCAGGAACCAGAGTGCCGAAGACTTTGCAGCCCAGCTCAGCATTTCGAATGGAACAAATGTCGTATTCGAAAGACGCGCGGTCCCGTGCTTTGCCAAGCCGATCTGACCGTCCTGAATCATGTCGCGAACCTGGGCGAGGATCGGATTCACACGGTTGTGGAAATCAATCATCAGCTTGCCCTTGGATTTTGCGGCAGCCGCGGCAATTTCCTCGGCTTCACTCACCGTCGTCGCAAGCGGCTTTTCGCTCAACACGTGTTTGTCAGCTTTCAGAGCGGCGAGGATTATCGGCGTGTGGGTAAAGTCGGGTGTCGCAACCGAGATCGCATCGATCTGATCGCTGAAGATCAGCTTCTGATAATCGGTGAAGGCCCGCGTTGCGCCGTAGGTTTCCTTCATCTTCAGCGCCCTGCCCTCATCGAGGTCGCAGACGCCGACCAGCTCGGTCTCCGGCAAGACATTAAAGGTGTGGGCGTGATTGCCGCCCCAAAGACCGGCGCCAATGACGCCCATTCGCAGTCTGCTCATTTCATTACTCCATTCATAAAGGGAAAGCTCAGCCCTTCACCGAACCAAAGGTGAGGCCTCGTACGACGTATCGATCGAAAACAAGGAAGATGATCATCGGAGGTATCATCGCGAGCACTGCGGCGGCGGCGATGTAGTTCCAGGTCACTCCGCTCGTTGCGAAATATCCAAGTGTTCCGATCGGAAGAGTGGCGGTCGAGCGTGAGCTCAGCACCAGCGGAAAAGCGGCATTGTTCCATGCGAACACGAAGGCGAACATCGACGTGACAATGACGCCGGGACGTACGATGGGCAGCGTGATCCGCAACATGATCGTGTACCAGCGGGCGCCGTCGACCCGGGCAGCCTCCTCCAGTTCCACCGGCACTTCATCGATGAAACTCTTCATCAACCAGACGGAAAACGGGATCGTCAGCGTTTGCAGGACCAGGATCATGGAGAAATAGGAACCCTGCAGACCGATGCGCGTGATGAGGATGAAATACGGGATCAGAAACGCGACCGGCGGGGCCATCAACAGCCCGAGATACCACAACATGATGTTCTTCTTGCCGCGGAGCTTGAAACGGGACAACGCGTAGGCCGCAGGAACGGAAAAGGGCAGATTGAGTAGCACAGCACCAATCGCGACGATGAGGCTGTTGACCAGTTGCCGCGCATTGGTGCCAGGATCGACGAGGATGTGCCGGAATGCGTCCAGATTGGGCTCGAATGTGAGTTGCGGCGGCATGGTGAACGCCGTCTCGGCCGGCCGGATCGCAAGGGCGATGAACCAGAGGATCGGACCGACGAAGATTGCCAGGAAGAGGAGGCCGGCGGCGTAGGTGAGTGCCGTGTTGAAGCTCGTGTGGCGCCGGGACATTTTACCACTCCTCGTTTCGGAACGCGAAGAAGACGTAGAGGGCAACGATGACGTTGACGATCAGTACGGTGATCCAGGTCATGGCGCTGACCAGACCGATGTTGAAGTTCACAAGGCCCTGTTCGTAGAGAGAGTATCCAAGGGTGCGTGTAGACGTGCCCGGTCCGCCGCGGGTGAGAACGAGCACCGTGTCGAAGGTGTTGAAGATCTGCATGAAGCGCAGCATGACGATAATGATTGCGGTGCGCTTGATCAGCGGTAGCTTGATCCGCATCAGGATCGTCCATGCAGACGCGCGATCCAGGCGTGCGGCCTCCAAAATCTCGTCGGGTACGGCCAAAAGGCTCGCATAGAGAACGATTGCAAAGAACGGCGTCCACTGCCAGATGTCGACGAAGAGGATGGCCGCGAGTGCTGTCGATGGCGAGCCAAGAATTCCCTCTGCGGGAACGGGGAG
It contains:
- the ugpC gene encoding sn-glycerol-3-phosphate ABC transporter ATP-binding protein UgpC — translated: MASMTFDGIGKTFPDGTVAVANVSFSVADGEFVVLVGPSGCGKSTLLRMAAGLEALNSGRLLMDDADVTETEPQDRDIAMVFQNYALYPHMSVYDNMAFGLQQRKMPKDKIDKLVRDAAEMLDLARYLERKPGALSGGQRQRVAMGRAIVRHPMAFLMDEPLSNLDAKLRVQMRGELKLLNQRLGVTTLYVTHDQVEAMTMGDRVAVLKPVFNGQESNLQQIDTPQKLYDKPSNLFVAGFIGSPAMNFVRIELTAEAGTLKAAITGTNISFSIPAQPALSVFAGRQVIVGIRPEMFKVCPEAEALFNEQIPVAEALGADTFVFFDIASPPVNINDAEDTEDFPNKGKNRLVARIPPALTPRPNQVLPLTVDLEKLHWFDPVTGAAIRD
- a CDS encoding Gfo/Idh/MocA family oxidoreductase, coding for MSRLRMGVIGAGLWGGNHAHTFNVLPETELVGVCDLDEGRALKMKETYGATRAFTDYQKLIFSDQIDAISVATPDFTHTPIILAALKADKHVLSEKPLATTVSEAEEIAAAAAKSKGKLMIDFHNRVNPILAQVRDMIQDGQIGLAKHGTARLSNTTFVPFEMLSWAAKSSALWFLGSHLVDVLRFILADEVVRVYSVARSGTLSAGGVDTKDFHASILEFSKGTVVTMENSWILSRDNPSLVDFKVEFVGEKGQIQADPTHSGGLRRIVDGGLKYNDYIGITPTGATRIGGFVLESIARFVDSVLRDAPLLADAQDGLANTKILAAIEESVATGKAVNIG
- a CDS encoding carbohydrate ABC transporter permease, with the protein product MSRRHTSFNTALTYAAGLLFLAIFVGPILWFIALAIRPAETAFTMPPQLTFEPNLDAFRHILVDPGTNARQLVNSLIVAIGAVLLNLPFSVPAAYALSRFKLRGKKNIMLWYLGLLMAPPVAFLIPYFILITRIGLQGSYFSMILVLQTLTIPFSVWLMKSFIDEVPVELEEAARVDGARWYTIMLRITLPIVRPGVIVTSMFAFVFAWNNAAFPLVLSSRSTATLPIGTLGYFATSGVTWNYIAAAAVLAMIPPMIIFLVFDRYVVRGLTFGSVKG